In Deinococcus sp. QL22, the following are encoded in one genomic region:
- the dxr gene encoding 1-deoxy-D-xylulose-5-phosphate reductoisomerase, with the protein MNLTVLGSTGSIGTQTLDVARERGWKVGVLAAGRNLDLLAAQITEWRPTVVSVDGSVYAEAMTRFSTQFPEIKLIADPTEAATLPADVVVNAMSGLPGLAPTRAALEAGRAVALATKEAMVTAAALIWEAAARGGGRLVPIDSEHTGVYQCLTGEALEDVAEVILTASGGPFRDGPADLSGVTPQQALKHPSWSMGQKITIDSATLMNKGLEVMECASLYGLPLSQVGVVVHPQSLVHAAVRFCDGSLKAQFGPADMRLAIAYAIDAAPDGMTRPGDVRAARRGAAVGGHGGWPMRGTWEFREPDHARFPCLGLAYRAGEAGGLLPAALNAADEVAVPAFLAGQIGFTDIPRLIERVLDETPSGALTWDTLDEVQAWATARAHELVKRGVNS; encoded by the coding sequence ATGAACTTGACTGTGTTGGGCAGTACCGGAAGCATAGGCACGCAAACGCTGGACGTGGCGCGGGAGCGGGGATGGAAGGTGGGCGTGCTGGCCGCCGGGCGCAATCTGGACTTGCTGGCGGCGCAGATCACCGAGTGGCGGCCCACAGTTGTCAGCGTAGACGGCAGCGTGTACGCCGAAGCTATGACCCGTTTCAGCACGCAGTTTCCTGAAATTAAACTGATAGCCGATCCTACCGAGGCCGCCACCCTGCCCGCCGATGTGGTGGTGAACGCCATGAGCGGCCTACCCGGACTGGCCCCCACACGGGCGGCGCTGGAAGCGGGGCGAGCGGTGGCACTGGCGACCAAAGAGGCGATGGTTACGGCGGCAGCCCTGATCTGGGAAGCGGCGGCGCGGGGTGGTGGACGCTTGGTTCCAATTGATTCCGAGCATACGGGCGTGTACCAATGTCTGACCGGAGAAGCGCTGGAAGACGTGGCCGAGGTGATCCTGACGGCCAGCGGCGGCCCCTTCCGAGACGGCCCCGCCGACCTGAGCGGCGTGACACCCCAGCAGGCGCTCAAGCACCCCTCGTGGAGCATGGGCCAGAAAATTACCATCGATTCGGCCACCCTGATGAACAAGGGGTTGGAAGTGATGGAATGCGCCAGCCTGTACGGGTTGCCGCTGAGTCAGGTGGGCGTGGTGGTGCATCCCCAGAGCCTGGTGCATGCGGCGGTGCGCTTCTGCGACGGCAGCCTGAAGGCGCAATTTGGCCCCGCCGATATGCGGCTGGCGATTGCCTACGCCATAGACGCCGCCCCGGACGGCATGACCCGCCCCGGCGATGTGCGGGCAGCGCGGCGTGGCGCGGCAGTGGGCGGGCATGGCGGCTGGCCCATGCGCGGCACGTGGGAATTTCGGGAGCCGGATCACGCCCGCTTTCCCTGCCTGGGCTTGGCGTACCGGGCGGGCGAGGCGGGTGGCCTGCTCCCCGCTGCCCTGAACGCCGCCGATGAAGTGGCCGTGCCCGCATTTCTGGCCGGACAAATCGGCTTTACTGACATTCCGCGCCTGATCGAGCGTGTGCTGGACGAAACCCCCTCCGGAGCGTTGACGTGGGACACGCTGGATGAAGTGCAGGCGTGGGCCACCGCACGGGCGCACGAATTGGTGAAGAGAGGAGTGAATTCATGA
- a CDS encoding RIP metalloprotease: MSFLQGIAAALTPLGLIWTILIIGIATFLHELAHYALARWQGVAVKSFSIGMGPVLTRRAWRGTEWRLSLLPIGGYVEIDGMAPTEDADGTYRQPTRGFAGLPAWGKVAVLLAGPLMNLLVAIVLMTITFTAQGVPAPDRARVEAVLPNSRALALGLQAGDVITAINGQDIPDTQTVNGTVVPGWEGVRTTLGQDGRKTLTVERAGAVREVGFDWTARVNGVVQRLGIQYGPDVQAATLPVAFATSIQTTVDAVPQILRAFGNLFARFVTLDLSRDENVSGPIGTAEIVSRAAALSPWALVQVAILLNLSLAFFNLIPIPGLDGGRILLVLIGAVRRRPLTLAQEQAINVAGFAFVMLLMVFVVVRDVSRFF; this comes from the coding sequence ATGAGTTTTCTACAAGGCATTGCCGCCGCCCTGACACCCCTGGGCCTGATCTGGACGATTCTGATTATCGGCATCGCCACCTTCCTGCACGAGTTGGCGCACTACGCGCTGGCCCGCTGGCAGGGCGTGGCGGTCAAATCGTTCAGCATCGGCATGGGGCCAGTGCTGACGCGGCGGGCGTGGCGCGGCACCGAATGGCGGCTGAGTCTGCTTCCTATCGGCGGCTACGTCGAAATAGACGGCATGGCCCCCACCGAAGACGCGGACGGCACTTACCGTCAGCCCACTCGCGGCTTCGCGGGACTGCCCGCCTGGGGCAAGGTAGCCGTGCTGCTGGCTGGCCCCCTGATGAACCTGCTGGTAGCAATTGTCCTGATGACCATCACATTTACGGCTCAGGGCGTGCCCGCGCCAGACCGCGCCAGAGTCGAAGCCGTGCTGCCCAACTCCCGCGCGCTGGCCCTTGGCCTTCAGGCAGGCGACGTGATTACCGCCATCAACGGCCAGGATATTCCCGACACCCAGACCGTAAACGGAACTGTGGTGCCGGGCTGGGAAGGCGTGCGGACCACGCTGGGGCAGGATGGCCGCAAAACGCTGACGGTGGAACGTGCCGGAGCAGTGCGCGAGGTAGGCTTCGACTGGACGGCCCGTGTGAACGGTGTTGTACAGCGACTTGGGATTCAGTACGGCCCAGACGTGCAGGCCGCTACCTTACCCGTCGCCTTTGCCACCTCTATTCAGACCACCGTGGACGCCGTGCCGCAAATCCTGCGGGCCTTCGGGAACCTGTTTGCCCGCTTCGTCACGCTAGACCTCTCACGCGATGAAAACGTGAGCGGGCCGATTGGCACGGCAGAAATCGTGAGCCGCGCCGCCGCGCTGAGTCCCTGGGCCTTGGTGCAGGTCGCCATTTTGCTGAACCTGTCGCTGGCCTTCTTCAACCTGATTCCGATTCCGGGGCTGGACGGCGGGCGCATTCTGCTGGTGCTGATCGGGGCTGTGCGCCGCCGCCCACTTACGTTGGCGCAGGAGCAGGCCATCAATGTGGCGGGCTTTGCCTTCGTGATGCTGCTGATGGTGTTTGTGGTGGTGCGGGACGTGAGCCGGTTCTTCTGA
- a CDS encoding glycosyltransferase family 2 protein, translating into MTAPVPPHPTRFSATQVAVVIPAFNEAETVARVVRVGLTLTPEVVVVSDGSGDATAAVAREAGARVLELTENGGKGPALKAALEQTGAEFVVMLDADLVGLTREHLDLLLTPVMDGSLDMTIGVFDGGGFVSDWGNKLTPHLSGQRACRRAWLLAVPRLSEERWPEPPITDALKNTGARWDYVELTNMAQVVKEKKRGFWKGAQARTKMYADLLTYQVRKKRDGS; encoded by the coding sequence ATGACCGCCCCTGTCCCGCCCCACCCCACCCGGTTCAGCGCCACGCAAGTTGCTGTGGTGATTCCAGCCTTCAATGAGGCTGAAACTGTGGCCAGAGTGGTGCGCGTGGGCCTGACTCTGACGCCAGAGGTGGTGGTGGTGTCCGACGGCAGCGGCGACGCGACAGCGGCAGTGGCGCGGGAGGCTGGGGCGCGGGTACTGGAACTGACCGAGAATGGGGGCAAAGGCCCGGCCCTCAAAGCAGCACTGGAACAGACCGGAGCTGAATTTGTGGTCATGCTGGACGCCGATCTGGTGGGCCTCACGCGGGAACATCTGGATTTACTGCTGACTCCGGTCATGGATGGCTCGCTGGATATGACCATTGGCGTGTTTGACGGCGGCGGATTTGTAAGCGATTGGGGCAACAAGCTGACGCCCCACCTCAGCGGACAGCGGGCCTGCCGCCGGGCATGGCTCCTGGCTGTGCCCCGGCTATCAGAAGAGCGCTGGCCTGAGCCGCCCATTACCGACGCCCTGAAAAACACCGGCGCACGCTGGGATTACGTGGAATTGACGAACATGGCTCAGGTGGTCAAGGAAAAAAAGCGCGGTTTCTGGAAAGGCGCACAGGCCCGAACCAAAATGTACGCCGACCTCTTGACCTATCAGGTAAGGAAAAAACGCGACGGTTCATAG
- a CDS encoding ATP-dependent Clp protease ATP-binding subunit has protein sequence MNRYDDRARLVFHYAREEGNRLGHAMVGPEHLLLGLMREGGTAATILTEFSASLDGLRRRVEEIIGRGEGNRLNDAPSITPRARRVMELASAEARSLGAQVTSTEHILLGIIREGDGVAFRILQELTKDVDTIRWRVLAQGEAGGGKAAKPVATPFLDEYGRDLTKQAREGKLDPVIGRSEEIRRVTQILTRRTKNNPVLIGDPGVGKTAIVEGLALAIHEKRTPPNLHGVRLVSLDLSGVVAGTKYRGEFEERLRQIIEELRNAKVMAFIDELHTLVGAGGAEGTLDAANILKPALSRGEIQVIGATTTGEYHRYIEKDAALERRFQPVIVLEPSPAETLQILRGLRSRYEEHHGVQIPDAALELAVRIGERSLPGRNFPDKAIDLIDEAASRVRLNMSVGIPVAETEDGEPMVARDDIESVINSMGGIYTEETAAQLSDLEGQLTDQVYGQPDAIRALSSALRRARVGLGGRARVAASFLFVGPSGVGKTHLAKALARTLFGSERALIRVDMSEFQEGHSISKLIGSPPGYVGYEQGGRLTEAVRRQPFSVILLDEIEKAHPDVYNTFLQVLDDGRLTDGLGRTVDFRRTILIMTSNTGFNVNPTAGFSPITPDNNAPLRQIFTPEFLDRLDEVIRFRPLGEEELVRVAQQLMGEMREELASRELTVTFDPAIAAWLVTKLKARSPKHAVGSSRQLRTLVREEIEDPLAMELIGSTGEELRVVLSDGTLQFERGTTAPPQILA, from the coding sequence ATGAACAGATACGATGACCGCGCCCGACTTGTGTTTCATTACGCCCGCGAGGAAGGCAACCGCCTGGGACACGCCATGGTTGGCCCCGAGCACCTGCTGCTGGGCCTGATGCGTGAGGGCGGAACCGCCGCCACCATCCTGACCGAGTTCAGCGCCAGCCTGGATGGACTGCGCCGCCGGGTCGAGGAAATCATTGGCCGGGGCGAGGGCAACCGCCTGAACGACGCCCCCAGCATCACGCCCCGCGCCCGCCGGGTGATGGAACTGGCGAGTGCCGAAGCCCGCAGCCTGGGCGCACAGGTGACCAGCACCGAGCATATTTTGCTGGGCATTATCCGCGAGGGCGACGGCGTGGCCTTCCGAATTTTGCAGGAATTGACCAAGGACGTGGACACCATCCGCTGGCGTGTGCTGGCGCAGGGAGAGGCAGGCGGCGGGAAGGCAGCCAAACCTGTGGCGACGCCCTTTTTGGATGAATACGGGCGCGACCTGACCAAGCAGGCCCGCGAAGGCAAACTTGACCCCGTGATTGGCCGCAGCGAGGAAATCCGCCGCGTGACCCAGATCCTGACCCGCCGCACCAAGAACAACCCCGTGCTGATCGGTGATCCGGGCGTGGGCAAAACCGCAATTGTGGAAGGGCTGGCCCTCGCCATTCACGAGAAGCGCACGCCGCCCAACCTGCACGGCGTCCGGCTGGTGAGTCTGGATCTGAGCGGCGTGGTGGCAGGTACCAAATACCGGGGTGAGTTCGAAGAACGCCTGCGGCAGATCATCGAAGAGTTGCGGAATGCCAAGGTTATGGCTTTCATTGACGAGCTGCATACGCTGGTGGGTGCAGGCGGCGCGGAAGGCACGCTGGACGCGGCCAACATCCTGAAACCTGCGCTGAGCCGGGGCGAAATTCAGGTTATCGGCGCGACAACCACCGGCGAGTATCACCGCTATATAGAAAAGGATGCCGCGCTGGAACGTCGGTTCCAACCCGTGATCGTGCTGGAACCCAGCCCCGCCGAAACGTTGCAAATCTTGCGTGGCCTCCGCAGCCGCTACGAGGAGCATCACGGCGTACAGATTCCTGACGCGGCGCTGGAACTGGCCGTGCGAATCGGTGAACGTAGCCTGCCGGGGCGCAACTTTCCCGATAAGGCCATTGACCTGATTGACGAAGCGGCCAGCCGCGTGCGCCTGAATATGAGCGTGGGCATTCCGGTGGCTGAAACTGAAGACGGTGAGCCGATGGTGGCCCGTGACGACATCGAAAGCGTGATCAATTCGATGGGCGGGATTTACACCGAGGAAACCGCGGCGCAACTAAGCGACCTGGAGGGCCAACTGACCGATCAGGTCTACGGCCAGCCCGACGCCATTCGCGCCCTGAGTTCGGCCTTGCGCCGCGCCCGCGTGGGCCTTGGCGGACGTGCCCGTGTGGCTGCCTCCTTCCTGTTCGTCGGCCCCAGCGGTGTGGGCAAAACCCACCTGGCTAAGGCTCTGGCCCGCACTCTCTTTGGCAGTGAACGGGCGCTAATCCGGGTGGATATGAGCGAGTTTCAGGAAGGCCACTCCATCTCCAAACTGATCGGGTCGCCCCCCGGTTACGTGGGCTACGAGCAGGGTGGCCGCCTCACCGAGGCCGTGCGCCGACAACCGTTCAGCGTAATCCTGCTGGACGAAATCGAAAAAGCTCACCCGGACGTGTACAACACCTTCCTGCAAGTGCTGGACGATGGCCGCCTGACCGATGGACTGGGCCGCACGGTGGATTTCCGGCGCACCATTCTGATCATGACCAGCAACACGGGTTTCAACGTGAACCCCACGGCAGGCTTCAGCCCAATTACGCCCGACAACAACGCCCCGCTGCGTCAGATCTTCACGCCGGAATTCCTGGATCGCCTGGACGAAGTGATCCGCTTCCGCCCGCTGGGAGAAGAAGAACTGGTGCGCGTGGCCCAACAACTGATGGGCGAAATGCGCGAGGAACTGGCGAGCCGCGAACTGACTGTGACCTTCGACCCCGCCATTGCCGCGTGGTTGGTGACCAAGCTCAAGGCCCGCAGTCCCAAGCACGCGGTGGGCAGCAGCCGCCAACTGCGAACCCTCGTGCGCGAGGAAATTGAAGATCCGCTGGCGATGGAACTGATCGGCAGCACGGGCGAAGAACTGCGCGTGGTGCTGAGCGACGGAACCCTGCAGTTTGAGCGCGGAACGACTGCGCCGCCTCAAATTCTGGCGTAA
- a CDS encoding DUF2087 domain-containing protein: protein MTKSIAAFQDEQGRITGWPSDRRRAHQLAILDYFTGLFEPGVSYTAEQVDKILSDHSSAEDMSVFLTELVEGDYLATKDGLYWRADARPGALTASE, encoded by the coding sequence ATGACGAAAAGTATTGCCGCATTTCAGGACGAACAGGGCCGTATCACGGGCTGGCCCTCCGACCGCCGACGCGCCCACCAGTTGGCTATTCTGGACTATTTCACGGGGCTGTTCGAACCCGGCGTGTCGTACACCGCCGAGCAGGTAGACAAGATTCTGAGCGATCACAGCAGTGCCGAAGACATGAGCGTGTTCCTGACCGAACTGGTGGAAGGCGACTACCTTGCCACCAAAGACGGCCTGTACTGGCGTGCCGATGCCCGCCCCGGCGCACTGACCGCGAGTGAATAA
- the radA gene encoding DNA repair protein RadA, whose protein sequence is MAKVTTRYVCNSCGYASPKSLGRCPNCQAWNSFEEEVPSVVGGKPRAGGAGGYGGISGGKLTALSTVGRREEPRTSSGIPELDRVLGGGLVAGGVTLMGGEPGIGKSTLLLQVADSLSRSGRSVLYVAGEESLEQIRLRADRLGVTGDIQLTRDTRAEHIAALMNEHKPVLCIVDSIQTVTVEGEGAPGGVAQVRDGTSMLTRAAKETGTATVLVGHVTKDGTVAGPKVMEHIVDTTVFLETVGAFRLLRSVKNRFGQAGELGVFEMRGEGLIAVDNPSAAFLAERPVGVPGSVVAATIDGQRPMLLEVQALASKTPYPNARRVVVGLDPRRVDVVLAVLERRLDLTLGGLDIYVNLAGGLKVTDPGLDLAVALAVYSAVVGRALPGNVAVFGEVGLAGEVRSTQGSIRRAEEAGRAGYTQLVVPPGLDGRVGVKSVEEAVKAVWTGGQK, encoded by the coding sequence GTGGCTAAAGTCACCACGCGCTACGTGTGCAACAGCTGCGGCTACGCCTCGCCCAAATCGCTGGGGCGCTGCCCGAATTGTCAGGCCTGGAATTCCTTTGAGGAAGAAGTGCCGAGCGTGGTGGGCGGCAAACCCAGAGCGGGCGGCGCGGGCGGATACGGCGGCATCAGCGGCGGCAAACTGACGGCGCTGAGTACGGTTGGGCGGCGCGAAGAACCCCGTACCTCGTCGGGTATTCCAGAGCTAGATCGCGTGCTGGGCGGCGGTTTGGTGGCGGGCGGCGTGACCCTGATGGGCGGCGAACCTGGTATCGGCAAAAGCACGCTGCTGCTGCAAGTGGCCGACAGCCTTAGCCGCAGCGGGCGCAGTGTGCTGTATGTGGCGGGCGAGGAATCGCTGGAGCAGATTCGGCTCCGTGCAGACCGCCTGGGCGTCACGGGCGATATTCAACTGACCCGCGACACCCGCGCCGAACACATTGCCGCGTTGATGAACGAGCATAAGCCTGTGCTGTGCATTGTGGATTCTATTCAGACCGTGACGGTGGAGGGCGAGGGCGCACCCGGCGGCGTGGCACAGGTGCGCGACGGCACATCTATGCTGACCCGCGCCGCCAAGGAAACTGGTACCGCCACCGTGCTGGTCGGCCACGTGACCAAAGACGGTACCGTGGCTGGCCCCAAAGTCATGGAACATATCGTGGATACCACCGTGTTTTTAGAAACGGTGGGCGCGTTTCGTCTGCTCCGGAGCGTCAAAAACCGCTTTGGGCAAGCCGGAGAGCTTGGTGTGTTTGAGATGCGCGGCGAAGGTCTGATTGCCGTGGACAACCCCAGCGCCGCATTCCTGGCCGAGCGGCCTGTGGGCGTGCCGGGTTCCGTGGTGGCAGCCACCATAGACGGTCAGCGCCCCATGCTGCTGGAAGTACAGGCGCTGGCCTCCAAAACGCCCTACCCCAACGCCCGCCGCGTGGTGGTGGGTCTCGATCCTCGCCGCGTGGATGTGGTGTTGGCCGTACTGGAGCGCCGCCTTGACCTGACGCTGGGCGGGCTGGACATTTACGTGAACCTCGCGGGCGGCCTGAAAGTCACCGATCCGGGCCTTGATCTGGCCGTGGCGTTGGCCGTGTATTCGGCAGTCGTGGGCCGCGCCCTGCCCGGTAACGTGGCCGTATTCGGAGAAGTGGGCCTGGCAGGCGAGGTTCGCAGCACTCAGGGCTCTATTCGCCGTGCCGAGGAAGCCGGACGCGCAGGCTACACCCAATTGGTGGTGCCACCGGGGCTGGACGGGCGCGTGGGCGTTAAGAGTGTTGAGGAAGCGGTGAAGGCTGTATGGACAGGTGGTCAGAAATAG